From Candidatus Omnitrophota bacterium, one genomic window encodes:
- a CDS encoding metallophosphoesterase family protein, with amino-acid sequence MKIGVLSDTHSRALSKKVLDDFKTVDLIIHAGDFCSAEDLNSLKRIGRVEAVYGNMDGSGLRNILPKSQIINCESFSIGLFHGEGAPKFLLDRVKKEFKGKKVDAIIFGHSHHPMNEKIDNVLFFNPGSATDTIFAPFRSYGILDITDHIEGRIVNIDES; translated from the coding sequence ATGAAAATAGGCGTTCTTTCTGATACTCACTCTCGCGCGTTATCTAAGAAAGTTTTAGATGATTTTAAAACAGTTGATTTAATCATTCATGCTGGAGATTTTTGTTCGGCTGAAGATCTTAACAGTTTAAAAAGAATCGGAAGAGTAGAAGCGGTTTACGGCAATATGGATGGGTCTGGCTTGCGCAATATTTTGCCAAAAAGCCAAATTATTAATTGCGAATCATTTTCTATTGGTTTATTTCACGGAGAAGGTGCGCCAAAGTTTTTGCTGGATCGTGTTAAAAAAGAATTTAAAGGAAAGAAAGTTGATGCTATTATTTTTGGGCACTCACATCATCCTATGAATGAAAAGATAGACAACGTTCTTTTTTTTAATCCAGGTAGTGCGACGGATACCATTTTTGCGCCGTTTCGTTCTTATGGTATTTTAGATATTACGGATCATATCGAAGGAAGGATTGTAAACATTGATGAAAGCTAA
- the aroB gene encoding 3-dehydroquinate synthase: MKNVCVSLKENSYKIIVGHNILSKIGNQIKFLKIGDDAVIITNPLIKKLYGNALSKSLKKSKISAKFFCVPDTEKSKSQKVAFDVIQKIAQYDVKKKIFVIAFGGGVVGDLAGFVAALYKRGIPFIQVPTTFLAQVDSAIGGKVAIDLPAGKNLVGAFYQPKLVFSDVAVLKTLSQRQIRNGLAESVKYGVIKDKDLFVYISCNYKKLLSLDLPALSHVVLKCSHIKADVVSRDEKEKKGIRTILNFGHTIGHAIETVSSYDRYQHGEAVSIGMRAAGSIACAMGLFSQKDLDALESLLSQIGLPEKIKNVNVSSLMKIMVHDKKNISKKNRFVLPQKIGQVCVLEGVSLPLIQKTVKFYCA, encoded by the coding sequence ATGAAGAATGTATGTGTTTCGCTAAAAGAGAATAGTTATAAAATTATTGTTGGACATAATATTTTATCTAAAATTGGTAATCAAATAAAATTTCTTAAAATTGGAGATGATGCCGTCATTATCACCAATCCTTTAATTAAAAAACTTTATGGTAACGCATTAAGTAAAAGTTTAAAGAAATCTAAAATATCTGCTAAATTCTTTTGCGTCCCTGATACAGAAAAAAGTAAATCTCAAAAAGTTGCGTTTGACGTTATTCAAAAAATTGCTCAATATGATGTGAAGAAAAAGATTTTTGTTATTGCGTTTGGAGGCGGTGTTGTTGGCGATTTAGCTGGGTTTGTGGCTGCTTTATATAAAAGAGGCATCCCGTTTATTCAAGTGCCAACCACATTTTTAGCGCAAGTTGATTCAGCCATTGGCGGCAAGGTAGCTATTGATTTGCCGGCTGGAAAAAATTTGGTAGGTGCGTTCTATCAACCTAAGTTAGTTTTTAGCGATGTTGCTGTTCTCAAAACTTTGAGCCAGAGGCAAATCAGAAATGGTTTGGCTGAGTCTGTTAAGTATGGAGTTATCAAGGACAAGGATTTGTTTGTCTATATTAGTTGTAATTATAAGAAATTGTTATCGCTTGATTTGCCTGCGTTGAGCCATGTTGTTTTAAAATGCAGCCATATTAAAGCAGATGTTGTTTCTAGAGATGAGAAAGAAAAAAAAGGTATTCGAACTATTCTAAATTTTGGGCATACGATTGGTCATGCTATTGAAACAGTTAGCTCTTATGATCGGTATCAGCACGGAGAAGCAGTCAGCATTGGGATGCGCGCAGCAGGCTCTATTGCCTGCGCTATGGGCTTGTTTAGCCAAAAAGATTTAGATGCCCTTGAAAGTCTTTTGTCTCAAATTGGGTTACCTGAAAAAATAAAGAATGTTAATGTTTCTAGCCTGATGAAGATTATGGTGCATGACAAAAAGAATATTTCCAAAAAGAATCGATTCGTGCTTCCGCAGAAAATAGGGCAGGTTTGTGTTTTAGAGGGGGTTTCTTTGCCCCTGATTCAGAAAACAGTCAAGTTTTATTGCGCTTAA
- a CDS encoding site-2 protease family protein — MVSFFIIALIFFFSIILHECAHGWVAYRLGDPTAKEQGRLTLNPIKHVDFFGTIVLPLMLVVIGSPIILGWAKPVPVNFSRLRNPKKDMMLVGLSGPMTNICLAFILSIILKSNIFPFVSHVLQIGVVLNLVLAIFNLIPIPPLDGSRFVMGLLSARYAYYYAKLERYGIVIVFLLLYFGVLNRAVWPVVAQLSSYLGVQI; from the coding sequence ATGGTTAGCTTCTTTATTATTGCGCTTATTTTCTTTTTTTCTATTATTCTTCATGAATGCGCCCACGGTTGGGTGGCATATCGCCTAGGAGACCCCACTGCGAAAGAGCAGGGGCGTTTAACGCTTAACCCTATTAAGCACGTTGATTTTTTTGGAACAATTGTTTTGCCATTGATGCTGGTTGTCATTGGTTCTCCTATTATTTTAGGTTGGGCGAAGCCTGTTCCTGTTAATTTCTCAAGACTTCGTAATCCAAAAAAAGATATGATGCTCGTAGGCCTTTCAGGTCCGATGACGAATATTTGCTTGGCTTTTATTCTAAGCATTATTTTGAAAAGTAATATCTTTCCATTTGTTAGTCATGTTCTTCAAATCGGCGTTGTGCTCAATCTTGTTTTAGCTATTTTTAATCTTATTCCTATTCCACCTTTGGACGGATCCCGTTTTGTTATGGGGCTTTTATCCGCACGATATGCATACTATTATGCAAAACTTGAGAGATATGGAATTGTTATTGTTTTTCTGTTATTATATTTTGGAGTTTTAAATCGTGCTGTTTGGCCTGTTGTTGCTCAATTGTCCAGTTATTTAGGAGTTCAGATATGA
- a CDS encoding SPOR domain-containing protein: protein MNINYKQTQFELFPGASREAQDAEKPKFFFSSITLTFENIIVLTVLLFMAIIISFSFGVERGKRGVLVKSDISSQSQDILIKSEPLKVPEIPVEENKISVANETQESVVQKVSEPSILKGLPEDFYTVQVASFKTRKYAEKEALILKKKGYEIFIVQKGSHLVVCAGKFLEHDQAEGFSVKLKNKYKDCLVRRL from the coding sequence ATGAATATAAATTATAAACAGACACAGTTTGAACTTTTTCCTGGAGCTTCTCGAGAGGCTCAAGATGCAGAAAAACCAAAGTTCTTTTTTTCAAGCATTACTCTAACTTTTGAGAACATTATTGTCTTGACTGTTTTGTTGTTTATGGCTATTATTATATCTTTCTCATTTGGGGTTGAAAGAGGAAAAAGAGGCGTATTGGTAAAAAGTGATATTTCAAGCCAAAGTCAAGATATTTTGATAAAATCCGAACCTCTAAAGGTGCCAGAGATCCCTGTTGAGGAAAATAAGATTTCGGTAGCCAACGAGACTCAAGAGTCTGTTGTGCAAAAGGTATCGGAACCTTCTATTTTAAAAGGATTGCCAGAAGATTTTTACACTGTTCAGGTTGCTTCATTTAAGACGCGCAAATATGCAGAAAAAGAGGCGTTAATTTTAAAGAAAAAGGGCTATGAGATTTTTATTGTCCAAAAAGGAAGCCATTTGGTTGTTTGTGCAGGAAAATTTCTTGAGCATGATCAAGCAGAAGGTTTTTCAGTTAAACTAAAGAATAAATATAAAGACTGTTTAGTTAGGAGATTGTAA
- a CDS encoding peptidoglycan DD-metalloendopeptidase family protein, whose product MRLGTKRFYLIVLSLLYLAVGGCATYSSDSLKNLSCSQKGIYHKVRGKETLWRIAKAYDLTVEDLVSANNIPNAAQIQENQLIFIPGASEQKKVISMQEAFVDNEFRWPIKGRVISYFGNQKMNAANNGIDIESEFGKDVCASRGGRIVFADYLPGYGQTVMIDHGDAYLTVYSQDSDILVSVGDLVVSGDPIAKVGKKDMVAFLHFEIRKKSVASNPLYFLP is encoded by the coding sequence ATGAGACTAGGCACAAAAAGATTTTATTTGATAGTATTGTCGCTATTGTATTTAGCCGTAGGCGGTTGTGCAACGTATTCAAGCGATTCTTTGAAAAACTTGAGTTGTTCGCAAAAAGGAATTTATCATAAGGTTAGAGGGAAAGAAACTCTTTGGCGGATTGCTAAAGCATACGACTTGACGGTCGAAGACCTTGTGAGTGCAAATAATATTCCTAATGCGGCTCAGATTCAGGAAAATCAGTTAATTTTTATTCCTGGAGCAAGCGAGCAGAAAAAAGTTATTTCGATGCAAGAGGCCTTTGTTGATAATGAATTCAGATGGCCAATAAAAGGAAGGGTGATTTCTTATTTTGGCAATCAAAAAATGAATGCTGCCAATAATGGGATTGATATCGAATCTGAATTCGGGAAAGATGTTTGTGCGTCTCGCGGCGGAAGAATTGTTTTTGCAGACTATCTTCCGGGTTATGGTCAGACCGTGATGATTGACCATGGTGATGCGTACTTGACGGTGTATAGTCAAGATTCAGATATTTTAGTTTCTGTTGGAGATCTTGTTGTATCAGGAGATCCAATTGCAAAAGTCGGGAAAAAAGATATGGTGGCGTTTTTGCATTTTGAGATTAGAAAGAAATCTGTTGCGAGTAATCCGTTATATTTTTTGCCGTAA
- a CDS encoding PilZ domain-containing protein, producing the protein MFVENQDKIEKRVFRRTSFKEPISYLFTDPEDDVGGCLGSDLSERGLCVNFNRFVRPKTDMVFKFRLSGASDVLMAKGRVVWAHRVPCSDRYQLGIEFEETNTRVQEDIRQYVGSHIK; encoded by the coding sequence ATGTTTGTTGAAAATCAAGATAAAATAGAAAAACGCGTATTTCGAAGGACTAGCTTTAAAGAGCCTATATCTTATTTATTTACAGATCCTGAAGACGATGTGGGTGGTTGTCTTGGATCTGATCTTAGCGAGCGTGGGCTTTGTGTTAATTTTAATCGTTTTGTGCGTCCAAAAACAGATATGGTTTTCAAATTTCGTTTGTCAGGGGCTTCAGATGTTTTAATGGCAAAAGGACGGGTTGTGTGGGCGCATCGGGTTCCATGTTCAGACCGTTATCAGTTAGGTATAGAATTTGAAGAAACAAATACAAGAGTTCAAGAAGACATCCGCCAATACGTTGGATCTCATATCAAGTAA
- a CDS encoding PilZ domain-containing protein has protein sequence MSSNERRRDPRVDNNVPVKISSEDFDVVTESKNLSSSGAYCLVDKPLEPMTKLKIQLLLPVKQKNKTIVKKISCCGVVVRSQPQEDKKCFSTAIYFNDIKDKDKKVITQYIDVLLKNKISTNN, from the coding sequence ATGTCTTCTAACGAAAGACGAAGGGATCCTCGCGTAGATAATAATGTTCCTGTTAAAATTTCGAGCGAGGATTTTGATGTTGTTACTGAAAGCAAGAATTTAAGCTCTTCAGGGGCTTATTGTTTGGTGGACAAGCCTTTGGAACCTATGACCAAGCTTAAGATTCAGCTTTTACTCCCAGTGAAGCAAAAGAATAAAACGATTGTAAAGAAAATATCTTGTTGTGGAGTTGTGGTGCGTTCACAACCGCAAGAAGATAAAAAGTGCTTTAGCACGGCAATTTATTTTAATGACATCAAAGACAAAGATAAAAAAGTCATTACCCAGTATATTGATGTGCTCCTAAAGAATAAGATTTCAACTAATAATTAA
- a CDS encoding RNA pseudouridine synthase, whose protein sequence is MKTNPKSLKAAHIKLVPILYKDDQYVVFDKPAGLLVIPTPQKEQRTLESIVNGYDIDKKEAKLYPCHRLDRDTSGAIIFAWGKNNQRRMMDLFKNRSVKKIYLAIAHGILKKKSDQIKAVIKDFDAQKYHSKSKGRFAQTDYRVIGQGKEFSFLEVFPRTGRTNQIRIHLSQIGHPLVGERKYAFAKDYLLKFRRTALHAHILECQNPITGKMIKAKAPLPEDMEKFLLNYDYQGV, encoded by the coding sequence ATGAAGACGAATCCGAAGAGTCTTAAAGCAGCACACATTAAGCTAGTTCCGATTTTATATAAAGATGATCAGTATGTTGTTTTCGATAAGCCTGCAGGTTTACTTGTAATTCCTACCCCTCAAAAAGAACAGCGAACATTAGAAAGTATTGTTAATGGCTACGATATTGATAAGAAAGAGGCTAAGCTCTATCCATGCCATCGTTTAGATCGCGATACTTCGGGTGCAATTATTTTTGCGTGGGGAAAAAATAATCAAAGGCGCATGATGGATCTTTTTAAGAACCGTAGTGTTAAGAAAATATATTTGGCGATTGCACATGGGATTTTAAAGAAAAAAAGCGATCAGATTAAAGCGGTGATAAAAGATTTTGATGCGCAAAAGTATCATTCAAAATCAAAAGGGCGTTTTGCTCAAACAGATTATCGCGTGATTGGCCAAGGTAAAGAGTTTAGTTTTCTTGAAGTTTTTCCTAGGACCGGTAGGACAAATCAAATCCGCATTCATTTAAGCCAGATTGGCCATCCGCTTGTTGGCGAAAGAAAATATGCATTTGCAAAAGATTATTTGTTAAAATTTAGGCGCACAGCGTTGCATGCGCATATATTGGAATGCCAAAATCCAATTACAGGCAAGATGATTAAAGCCAAGGCCCCGTTGCCTGAGGACATGGAAAAGTTTTTATTAAATTATGATTATCAAGGAGTATAA
- a CDS encoding AAA family ATPase — translation MYKQFYGLKENPFNVTSDPSFFFSSAHHSEAFSHLTYGIQQRKGIILITGEIGTGKTTLCRALLNTLDQKTKTAFILYPNFSELQLLQMVIKDFGIEIKSKNKSAIINALNDFLLNETSHGNNVVLIIDESQNLKESQLEQIRLLSNLETEKEKLLQIILVGQPELCQKLKLTSLRQLNQRITIRCHIKPLEKTELKEYVIHRLKIAGSNQKIQFTDEAINEIYQYSTGTPRLINILCDRALLAGFVAETFSIDFDIIKKCIEELG, via the coding sequence ATGTATAAACAATTTTATGGACTTAAAGAAAATCCTTTTAACGTTACTTCCGATCCCTCATTCTTTTTTTCCAGCGCACATCACTCCGAAGCATTTTCCCATTTAACTTATGGCATTCAACAGCGTAAAGGCATTATTCTCATCACAGGAGAAATCGGAACCGGTAAGACAACGCTTTGTCGAGCACTTCTAAACACCCTTGACCAAAAAACAAAAACTGCATTTATTCTTTATCCAAACTTCTCCGAACTTCAACTTCTGCAAATGGTTATAAAAGATTTCGGCATCGAAATTAAAAGCAAGAACAAATCAGCAATTATCAACGCTTTAAACGATTTTTTGCTTAACGAGACAAGCCACGGCAACAATGTCGTTCTGATTATTGATGAGTCACAAAACCTTAAAGAATCTCAGTTAGAACAAATCCGTCTTTTGTCTAACCTAGAAACAGAAAAAGAAAAACTTTTGCAAATTATCCTTGTTGGCCAACCCGAATTGTGTCAAAAACTAAAGCTTACATCGTTGCGCCAACTTAATCAGCGTATTACTATTCGTTGCCACATTAAGCCACTTGAAAAAACAGAACTTAAAGAATATGTAATTCATCGACTCAAAATTGCTGGATCCAATCAAAAAATCCAATTTACCGATGAAGCCATTAATGAGATTTATCAATATTCAACCGGAACACCTCGCTTAATCAATATTCTTTGCGACAGAGCACTTTTAGCTGGATTTGTCGCAGAGACTTTTTCGATTGATTTTGACATTATCAAAAAATGTATTGAAGAACTAGGATAA
- a CDS encoding ATP-binding protein: MDLEKLFFDRKNILEILKKRVIDLKDGYRQNVALLGPHYIGKTSIFRKFISDLDDPELITIYLDLDQKDFKHIFSNFVGSILYNFAKLKQLVLYDDLNLLMEATRHELPQTIEAIKRIQSNIEKKRFAESYRQLISLPEVFSLESKMFCLIILDEFHNLEDLGIVDVFQELGKRIMTQKRCLYLMASSMQNIARKILSEKLSLLFGHFEIINILPFDLETSQNFIDECLSGVQMNRDLGSFLIDFTGGHPFYLSILNREIKNLALVYGQSEVFLPLLSKVIENTIFDKWGVLSRHFEIMISQLSQGKNNREVCSLLIALANNHHKTEDIASNTDLRKSFILQKMSILIELGIVEKCTSFYYLRDKLFKYWIKYIFQKRLNSIGCDFERQKQCFSSELSESILSFQLVSKKDLSLRVMDLLKCFDNESFNFQGRRYRLPCFYKIKPLKMKSVSRKDLDIIKAYSSDEAWFIVLNEEPLSEGDVNAFLSESKKLSQKPHRRVIISPKNLENSARLKALQEKTWIWNEGELNLLLNMYDKPYIVK; encoded by the coding sequence ATGGATTTAGAAAAACTTTTTTTTGATAGAAAAAATATTTTAGAAATTCTTAAAAAACGCGTGATTGATTTAAAAGACGGGTATCGTCAAAACGTTGCGCTTTTAGGTCCGCATTACATTGGAAAAACTTCCATTTTTCGCAAGTTTATTTCTGACTTGGACGATCCAGAGTTAATTACGATTTATTTAGATTTAGATCAAAAAGATTTTAAGCATATTTTTTCTAATTTTGTCGGAAGCATTCTTTATAATTTTGCAAAATTAAAGCAACTTGTTCTTTATGATGATCTTAATCTTTTAATGGAAGCGACAAGGCATGAGCTTCCACAAACTATTGAAGCGATTAAGCGAATCCAGAGCAATATTGAGAAGAAACGATTTGCAGAAAGCTATCGACAGCTTATTTCTCTACCGGAAGTTTTTTCTTTAGAATCAAAAATGTTTTGCTTAATTATTTTAGATGAGTTTCATAATCTTGAAGATTTGGGCATTGTTGATGTTTTTCAAGAATTAGGCAAGAGGATTATGACACAAAAAAGATGCTTGTATTTAATGGCAAGTTCTATGCAAAATATTGCTCGAAAAATTCTTTCTGAGAAATTGTCGCTTTTATTTGGTCATTTTGAAATTATCAACATTCTTCCATTTGATTTAGAAACAAGTCAGAATTTTATTGATGAATGTCTTTCTGGCGTTCAGATGAATCGTGATTTAGGAAGTTTTTTAATCGATTTTACAGGAGGTCATCCATTTTATCTTAGTATTTTGAATAGAGAAATTAAGAACCTAGCGTTAGTGTATGGGCAATCTGAAGTTTTTTTGCCGCTTTTATCCAAAGTTATTGAAAATACAATTTTTGATAAATGGGGCGTTTTAAGTCGTCATTTTGAAATTATGATTAGTCAATTGTCGCAAGGCAAAAATAATCGGGAAGTTTGTAGTTTGTTGATTGCACTTGCGAATAATCATCACAAAACAGAAGACATTGCTTCAAACACTGACCTTCGAAAGAGCTTTATTTTGCAAAAGATGTCTATTTTGATTGAACTTGGTATTGTTGAGAAATGTACAAGTTTTTATTATTTGAGAGATAAACTATTTAAATATTGGATAAAATATATTTTTCAAAAGAGGCTTAATTCGATCGGATGTGATTTTGAACGTCAAAAACAATGTTTTTCTTCTGAGCTCAGTGAATCGATTTTGAGCTTTCAATTGGTTTCCAAAAAAGATTTATCTTTGCGCGTCATGGATCTTTTAAAATGTTTTGATAATGAATCATTTAATTTTCAAGGGCGACGATATCGTTTGCCATGTTTTTACAAAATTAAACCATTAAAGATGAAAAGTGTTTCTCGAAAAGATTTGGATATTATCAAAGCATACTCTTCAGATGAGGCATGGTTTATTGTGCTTAATGAAGAGCCTTTGTCTGAAGGTGATGTTAATGCTTTTTTAAGTGAATCAAAAAAATTGAGCCAAAAACCGCATCGACGCGTTATCATTTCTCCTAAAAATTTGGAAAATAGCGCACGGCTTAAAGCACTTCAAGAAAAGACATGGATTTGGAACGAAGGGGAGTTAAATTTATTGTTAAATATGTACGATAAACCTTATATTGTAAAATGA
- a CDS encoding small basic protein, with amino-acid sequence MSIHPSLKIDSAGTQHKTVLSRIQRIKDLMTKGKWQEGSNVTSLPKTKIVKVKARKTKAADKPAEGDAKKAEKATK; translated from the coding sequence ATGTCGATTCATCCATCACTTAAAATTGATTCTGCGGGCACTCAGCACAAGACTGTTTTGTCGAGAATTCAACGCATTAAAGATTTAATGACAAAAGGTAAGTGGCAAGAGGGCAGCAATGTCACATCTTTACCAAAGACTAAAATTGTCAAAGTGAAAGCTCGAAAGACAAAGGCCGCAGATAAGCCTGCTGAGGGCGACGCAAAGAAAGCCGAAAAGGCAACGAAGTAG
- a CDS encoding HD domain-containing protein, with protein sequence MTNLKTYYCLSSREKYKRVIAAVHMVYRLVNSTYNTKELLIRLTRIICQLVGASSSRVHVLDEQTGKLKFIAIFNGRVNILLEKKSDFKKVSKDEKTVVRGGVVIRNRFIGLPLVSDENIGAVFMCRKRTELPFDDFDREVLSVLAEQVVTAVKNLQLHEMQQKVILDSIKSMGKFFEKYGPLNKSNHAPSYYNVVRCLAEELNMKEKDTRCLEYASILHDAGSVDVPCDILSKTSRLTPKEFKEIRKHPQKSVELIKPVAFLRPILPIVLYHHEWYNGMGYPSGLSGEDIPMGARVMAVADAFESMISARPYRKGKSLAEALKELQRQKGSQFDPVVVDAFCKIARQTKCKKYLSFMAR encoded by the coding sequence ATGACAAATTTAAAAACGTATTATTGTTTATCTTCTCGAGAAAAATACAAGCGTGTTATTGCAGCTGTTCATATGGTTTATCGTTTGGTTAATTCGACATATAACACAAAAGAGCTTTTGATTCGATTGACGCGTATTATTTGTCAGCTTGTTGGCGCAAGTTCTTCTCGTGTTCATGTTCTGGACGAGCAAACAGGAAAATTGAAATTTATTGCTATTTTTAATGGTAGAGTTAATATTCTCTTAGAAAAGAAGTCTGATTTTAAAAAAGTATCCAAAGATGAAAAGACTGTTGTTAGAGGTGGGGTAGTTATCCGTAACCGTTTTATTGGCTTGCCGCTTGTTAGTGATGAAAATATTGGCGCTGTTTTTATGTGTCGCAAAAGAACAGAACTCCCCTTTGATGATTTCGACAGAGAAGTGTTGTCTGTTTTAGCAGAACAGGTCGTAACGGCTGTCAAAAATCTTCAACTGCATGAGATGCAGCAAAAAGTAATTTTGGATAGCATCAAATCTATGGGAAAATTTTTTGAAAAATATGGTCCGCTGAATAAATCAAATCATGCGCCAAGTTATTATAATGTGGTTCGATGTTTAGCTGAAGAGCTTAATATGAAAGAAAAAGATACTCGCTGTCTCGAATATGCTAGTATTTTACACGATGCCGGATCTGTGGATGTGCCGTGCGATATTTTGTCTAAGACGAGTCGATTGACGCCGAAAGAGTTTAAGGAAATTAGAAAACATCCTCAGAAAAGCGTGGAGCTTATTAAGCCTGTTGCGTTTCTAAGACCAATTTTACCAATTGTGTTGTATCATCATGAATGGTATAACGGCATGGGTTATCCTTCAGGATTATCTGGTGAAGATATTCCTATGGGTGCGCGCGTTATGGCCGTTGCGGATGCGTTTGAATCTATGATTTCTGCCCGGCCTTATCGAAAGGGCAAAAGTCTTGCTGAGGCATTGAAAGAATTGCAAAGACAAAAAGGATCACAGTTTGATCCAGTGGTGGTTGATGCTTTTTGTAAGATTGCTCGTCAAACAAAATGTAAAAAATACTTGAGCTTTATGGCTCGATAG
- a CDS encoding HIT domain-containing protein, translated as MKAKRLWAPWRSKYVTAIHEKAKGCVFCGIFSSKADKKNYIFKRTKHCFAVLNIFPYNNGHILIIPNRHVNDLKKLKKEEKYDLFDLLEESKDLLEEVLSPQGYNIGINIGRIAGAGFPGHLHIHVVPRWKGDVNFMPVITDLKVISQSLETLYEKLIYADKRRN; from the coding sequence ATGAAAGCTAAAAGGCTTTGGGCCCCTTGGCGCTCTAAATATGTAACAGCGATACACGAGAAAGCAAAGGGTTGTGTTTTCTGCGGCATTTTTTCAAGTAAAGCAGATAAGAAAAATTATATTTTTAAAAGGACAAAGCATTGCTTTGCAGTCTTAAATATTTTTCCTTATAACAATGGGCATATTTTAATTATTCCTAATCGACATGTTAATGATTTAAAAAAGTTGAAAAAGGAAGAAAAATATGATTTATTTGATCTTTTGGAAGAATCAAAAGATCTTTTGGAAGAGGTTTTAAGTCCCCAGGGATACAATATTGGCATCAATATCGGACGTATTGCTGGAGCGGGATTTCCGGGACATCTCCACATCCATGTGGTGCCGCGCTGGAAGGGTGATGTAAATTTTATGCCAGTTATAACAGATTTAAAAGTTATATCTCAATCCTTAGAAACATTATACGAAAAATTGATTTATGCGGACAAGAGAAGAAATTGA
- a CDS encoding deoxyguanosinetriphosphate triphosphohydrolase: protein MRTREEIEQLEVRNLAPYAMCSRDSAGRVYAESLDDKRTCYQRDRDRIVHLRAFRNLEYKTQVFPIFEGDYYRTRLTHTLEVAQIARTIGRNLMLNEDLIEAVALAHDLGHPPFGHAGEKALDEIMSEEKLEGFFSRITGKHKPKGFNHNKRSYEIVTRERRYPNFEGLNLTKEVLVGILKHKTVYDIPSSEEEFLKEFPTLEAQVVNVADELAYLDHDIDDGLASGYIKKEDLAESKLWTTTLDQVRKTTKSTNEIIERNQIVKNLINIQVVDLLQNSDKAIEERNFKSVLDVKTLGETVIKFSDEMDQERCKLQKLINEKLYHHYRVERMTMKAKRVVHRLFDIYSSNLNQLPYEIYDRHVQYGKQEEREVICNFISDMTDRAALSEYKKLI from the coding sequence ATGCGGACAAGAGAAGAAATTGAACAATTAGAAGTAAGAAATTTAGCTCCTTATGCGATGTGTAGCAGGGATTCTGCAGGGCGCGTTTATGCGGAATCTCTTGATGATAAGCGCACATGTTATCAGAGAGACCGTGATCGTATTGTGCATTTGAGGGCGTTTCGAAATCTTGAATATAAAACGCAAGTTTTCCCTATTTTTGAAGGAGATTATTATCGAACGCGCTTAACACATACATTGGAAGTGGCCCAAATTGCAAGAACGATTGGTCGTAATTTGATGCTCAATGAGGATTTAATTGAAGCTGTTGCCCTTGCCCATGACCTCGGTCATCCACCTTTTGGTCATGCAGGAGAAAAAGCTCTTGATGAAATTATGAGCGAAGAAAAACTTGAAGGATTTTTTAGCCGTATTACTGGAAAGCATAAACCTAAGGGATTCAATCACAATAAGCGAAGCTATGAAATTGTGACGCGCGAAAGACGCTATCCGAATTTTGAAGGATTAAATTTAACAAAAGAAGTTTTGGTTGGTATTCTCAAACATAAAACTGTCTATGATATTCCTTCAAGCGAGGAAGAATTCTTAAAAGAATTCCCAACTTTAGAAGCGCAAGTTGTTAATGTTGCTGATGAGCTTGCGTATCTTGATCATGATATTGATGACGGGCTTGCGTCGGGATATATTAAAAAAGAAGACTTGGCAGAAAGCAAGCTTTGGACAACAACATTGGATCAAGTTCGAAAAACAACAAAAAGTACAAATGAAATTATTGAACGCAATCAAATTGTCAAGAATCTTATTAATATACAGGTTGTTGATCTTTTACAGAATTCAGATAAAGCGATTGAAGAAAGAAATTTTAAGTCTGTTTTGGATGTTAAAACGCTCGGAGAAACTGTTATTAAGTTTAGCGATGAAATGGATCAAGAGCGATGTAAACTTCAAAAGTTAATTAATGAGAAATTATACCACCATTATCGTGTTGAGCGCATGACAATGAAAGCTAAAAGAGTTGTGCATCGACTTTTTGATATTTATAGTAGTAATTTGAATCAGTTGCCATATGAGATTTATGATAGACATGTTCAATATGGCAAGCAAGAGGAACGAGAAGTTATCTGTAATTTTATTTCTGATATGACTGATCGTGCAGCTCTATCAGAATATAAGAAATTGATTTAA